The following proteins are encoded in a genomic region of Oncorhynchus kisutch isolate 150728-3 linkage group LG4, Okis_V2, whole genome shotgun sequence:
- the LOC109889513 gene encoding GTPase KRas isoform X2 — protein sequence MTEYKLVVVGAGGVGKSALTIQLIQNHFVDEYDPTIEDSYRKQVVIDGETCLLDILDTAGQEEYSAMRDQYMRTGEGFLCVFAINNTKSFEDIHHYREQIKRVKDSEDVPMVLVGNKCDLPSRTVDTKQAQDLARSYGIPFIETSAKTRQGVDDAFYTLVREIRKHKEKMSKEGKKKKKKSKTKCILM from the exons ATGACCGAATAcaagctggtggtggtgggggcaggAGGTGTGGGCAAGAGCGCGCTCACCATCCAGCTCATCCAGAACCACTTTGTGGATGAATATGACCCCACCATCGAG GACTCATACAGGAAGCAGGTGGTGATTGACGGGGAGACGTGTCTGCTGGACATCCTGGACACTGCAGGTCAGGAGGAGTACAGCGCCATGAGGGACCAGTacatgaggacaggggagggctTCCTCTGTGTCTTTGCCATCAACAACACAAAGTCCTTTGAGGACATCCACCACTATAG AGAGCAGATCAAGCGGGTGAAAGACTCGGAAGACGTGCCCATGGTGCTGGTGGGAAACAAGTGTGACCTGCCGTCCCGGACGGTGGACACCAAACAAGCTCAGGACTTGGCGCGCAGCTACGGCATCCCCTTCATCGAGACCTCGGCCAAAACCAGACAG GGTGTCGATGATGCATTTTACACATTAGTGCGGGAAATCCGAAAACACAAGGAGAAGATGAGCAAGGAGggcaagaagaagaaaaagaagtcCAAGACAAAGTGTATACTCATGTGA
- the LOC109889513 gene encoding GTPase KRas isoform X1 codes for MTEYKLVVVGAGGVGKSALTIQLIQNHFVDEYDPTIEDSYRKQVVIDGETCLLDILDTAGQEEYSAMRDQYMRTGEGFLCVFAINNTKSFEDIHHYREQIKRVKDSEDVPMVLVGNKCDLPSRTVDTKQAQDLARSYGIPFIETSAKTRQRVEDAFYSLVREIRLYRLKKLSKEEKTPRCVKLKKCVVM; via the exons ATGACCGAATAcaagctggtggtggtgggggcaggAGGTGTGGGCAAGAGCGCGCTCACCATCCAGCTCATCCAGAACCACTTTGTGGATGAATATGACCCCACCATCGAG GACTCATACAGGAAGCAGGTGGTGATTGACGGGGAGACGTGTCTGCTGGACATCCTGGACACTGCAGGTCAGGAGGAGTACAGCGCCATGAGGGACCAGTacatgaggacaggggagggctTCCTCTGTGTCTTTGCCATCAACAACACAAAGTCCTTTGAGGACATCCACCACTATAG AGAGCAGATCAAGCGGGTGAAAGACTCGGAAGACGTGCCCATGGTGCTGGTGGGAAACAAGTGTGACCTGCCGTCCCGGACGGTGGACACCAAACAAGCTCAGGACTTGGCGCGCAGCTACGGCATCCCCTTCATCGAGACCTCGGCCAAAACCAGACAG AGAGTGGAGGATGCCTTTTACAGTCTGGTACGGGAGATCAGACTGTACCGGCTGAAaaagctcagcaaggaagaaaagACCCCGCGCTGCGTCAAGCTTAAAAAGTGTGTTGTGATGTGA